A single window of Mugil cephalus isolate CIBA_MC_2020 chromosome 1, CIBA_Mcephalus_1.1, whole genome shotgun sequence DNA harbors:
- the tafa5l gene encoding chemokine-like protein TAFA-5 has product MQSGVKTLSAGGGASLCCLLLLWLIYSHLLREGQLAVGTCEIVMLNRDSSVPRRTIARQTARCACRRGQIAGTTRARPACVDARIVRSRQWCEMAPCLEGEVCSLLFNRSGWTCTKGSGRIKTVTPLPKEPS; this is encoded by the exons ATGCAGTCTGGAGTGAAGACGCTCTCCGCAGGTGGAGGTGCGTCACTCTGCTgcctgctgctcctctggctCATCTACTCCCATCTGCTGAGAGAGG GCCAGTTGGCGGTGGGAACCTGCGAGATAGTGATGCTCAACAGAGACAGCAGTGTTCCCAGACGGACCATTGCCAGGCAGACAGCCCGCTGCGCGTGCAGGAGAGGCCAGATCGCTGGCACCACCAGGGCGAGGCCAGCCTGTGTAGATG CACGAATTGTGAGGAGCCGCCAGTGGTGTGAGATGGCTCCCTGCCTGGAGGGGGAGGTCTGCAGCCTCCTGTTCAACCGATCCGGCTGGACCTGCACCAAGGGCAGTGGTCGCATCAAGACCGTCACG